In the genome of Mycosarcoma maydis chromosome 21, whole genome shotgun sequence, one region contains:
- a CDS encoding uncharacterized protein (related to PYC2 - pyruvate carboxylase 2), producing the protein MVESRRVLIANRGEIACRLMRTYRQFPQCLGLETLVTSASIETVAVYTEAESSALHVSLADHSHLLSATGPRAYLDRHAMVEAALKWNCWGVAPGYGFLSEDADFAALCEAGGLVFLGPTEEQLRQLGDKVSARELAKSVNLPVLQGTCASKDGLNEILAFARGVQAGSSIILKAANGGGGRGIRVVHLPTHAVQLEREVSQAYESCMREANASFGNGTVYAERFLCNAKHVEVQILGDGSGNVCHFWDRECSLQRRNQKLVEVAPAPFLEATLRQSMLEAALRLTKAVNLRSLATVEFLVEPQQHAFYFIEANPRIQVEHTVTENVTGYDLVALQLAVGLGARLQHLGLPSDAATTPFPTRTAIQVRINAESFRNRTDETIPESGTISSLIWPLGGDVRIETAAHAPHPTLGRYKVSPLFDSLLAKVIVTSASYASAVDAARIALQETLIYGLRTNKTFLMALLQDQEVKRGTQHIHTVQAGFQRFLNASNQLQADYDAQHKRTDSLVGTARLDDKADEFHIEVGQHAVKSHLSGLVVKISVQEGQPIAPGQELAVIEAMKMEHVIRAEAACGGGQVHKVVVKQGSVVNASDVIMLIDITQLTACSAGAGEKSTALATMDATPDASVARPELQELQERRCANSDQARADAVAKRHARGFRTVRENVSMLLDQDSLIEYGDLALAAQRARYSMDHLIAKTSGDGIVTGFGRIDGHTVSVILGDYMVLAGTQGYLHHLKLDRMLTATLAHPAPLVLYAEGGGGRPGDTDYPTASGLMTPSFALMGQVRAQGIPVIGVANGYVFAGNAALLGTCDVVIATKGGNEALARSKQKLGQTSIGMGGKAMIEAGGLGVVDSDDIGPATVHAETGGIEVLVDHEDDAALMARKVVSFFTQPWIDRAKWSYSHNVQLLRTCLPPVEQRRRAFDMRRVISLLVDDASFVELAPDWGTAIITGFARIQGSATAILANNPMSPLGGAIDFNAALKATRMLKLLARTRATHLISLCDTPGFMVGPHFERTSTAGGSFRAFGDWFTSAAEFTQSGGRVIGLVLRRAFGLGAQAMLGGSTLSNTICASWPAASLGPMSLEGAVQLSMNKQLAQIQDAQHRADMAHKAVEQLYNNGRAINVASMAEVDTVLDPAETRDWLGRLLKHVLGERRPTYKVRRAHKMDPHL; encoded by the coding sequence ATGGTCGAGTCACGACGAGTGCTGATCGCGAATCGAGGCGAGATCGCCTGTCGTCTCATGCGGACCTACCGTCAATTCCCGCAATGCTTGGGGCTCGAGACGTTGGTcacatcagcatcgatcgaaACTGTCGCGGTCTACACGGAGGCTGAATCGAGTGCTCTGCACGTTTCGCTCGCGGACCATTCGCACTTACTTTCTGCGACAGGTCCACGAGCCTACCTGGATCGTCACGCGATGGTCGAGGCAGCGTTGAAGTGGAATTGCTGGGGCGTAGCGCCGGGCTACGGATTCTTGTCCGAGGATGCAGACTTCGCTGCGCTGTGCGAGGCTGGTGGATTGGTGTTCTTGGGGCCCACAGAAGAACAGCTTCGCCAACTAGGCGACAAAGTATCCGCTCGCGAGTTGGCGAAATCGGTCAACCTACCCGTGTTGCAAGGTACATGCGCGTCCAAAGATGGCTTGAACGAGATCCTCGCATTCGCGCGAGGCGTGCAAGCTGGATCGAGCATCATTCTGAAAGCAGCCAATGGAGGCGGTGGACGCGGGATTCGCGTTGTTCACCTCCCCACGCACGCTGTACAGCTAGAACGCGAGGTGAGCCAAGCGTACGAGTCGTGCATGCGCGAAGCCAACGCCTCGTTTGGCAACGGCACAGTCTACGCCGAACGCTTTCTGTGCAATGCCAAACACGTTGAAGTGCAAATCCTCGGCGATGGATCGGGCAACGTATGTCATTTCTGGGACCGCGAATGTTCACTACAACGTCGAAATCAGAAGTTGGTCGAAGTCGCCCCTGCTCCGTTTCTAGAAGCCACACTGAGGCAGAgcatgctcgaagcggcaCTTCGCCTGACGAAAGCGGTCAATCTCAGGAGTCTGGCAACTGTCGAGTTTCTGGTCGAACCGCAACAACATGCGTTCTACTTTATCGAGGCGAATCCGAGGATTCAAGTCGAGCACACCGTCACGGAGAACGTCACTGGATACGACCTAGTTGCACTCCAGCTGGCTGTTGGACTCGGTGCCCGTTTGCAACATCTCGGCTTACcgagcgatgctgccacGACGCCTTTCCCAACTCGAACCGCGATCCAGGTACGCATCAACGCAGAGTCGTTCCGAAACCGCACTGACGAGACGATCCCCGAATCGGGAACCATCTCGTCCCTGATCTGGCCGCTGGGAGGCGATGTTCGCATCGAAACCGCTGCACATGCTCCGCATCCGACGTTGGGAAGGTACAAGGTATCTCCGCTCTTCGACAGCTTGTTGGCGAAAGTGATTGTCACTTCTGCAAGCTACGCTTCCGCCGTAGATGCGGCAAGGATCGCATTGCAAGAGACGCTTATCTACGGGCTCCGCACGAACAAGACGTTCTTGATGGCGCTCTTGCAAGACCAAGAGGTGAAACGAGGCACCCAGCACATCCATACGGTGCAAGCTGGATTCCAGCGATTCTTGAACGCGTCGAACCAGTTGCAAGCCGACTACGACGCACAGCACAAACGCACCGATAGTCTTGTAGGTACAGCCAGGCTTGACGACAAAGCCGACGAGTTCCACATCGAAGTGGGACAGCACGCCGTAAAGTCGCATTTGAGCGGCCTGGTGGTCAAGATCTCGGTGCAGGAAGGGCAACCAATTGCGCCCGGTCAAGAGTTGGCCGTGATCGAAGCGATGAAGATGGAGCATGTGATTCGGGCCGAAGCAGCGTGTGGTGGAGGCCAAGTTCACAAGGTGGTTGTCAAGCAAGGCAGTGTGGTTAATGCGTCCGATGTGATCATGCTCATTGATATTACCCAACTGACGGCTTGCAGCGCTGGAGCTGGAGAGAAAAGTACAGCTTTAGCGACCATGGATGCCACACCAGACGCGTCGGTCGCTCGACCTGAGCTGCAAGAGCTTCAAGAGCGTCGTTGTGCGAATTCTGACCAAGCACGCGCTGACGCCGTCGCCAAACGTCACGCGCGTGGCTTCCGCACGGTGCGCGAAAACGTCTCGATGCTACTCGACCAAGACTCGCTGATCGAATATGGCGATCTCGCGTTAGCAGCGCAGAGAGCGCGCTATTCGATGGATCATCTGATCGCCAAGACGAGCGGTGATGGTATCGTCACCGGCTTCGGCCGCATCGACGGGCACACGGTCTCTGTGATCCTTGGCGACTACATGGTGCTTGCCGGTACACAGGGAtacctccaccacctcaaGCTGGATCGCATGCTCACCGCTACACTGGCACATCCCGCGCCGCTGGTTTTGTATGCTgaaggtggtggtggtcgGCCAGGAGATACCGACTACCCGACAGCTTCCGGGTTGATGACACCGAGTTTTGCACTGATGGGCCAGGTGAGGGCGCAGGGAATTCCGGTGATCGGCGTGGCCAACGGTTACGTGTTTGCGGGCAacgctgcgctgctggGCACATGCGATGTTGTCATTGCTACCAAAGGCGGCAATGAAGCGTTGGCgcgcagcaagcagaaACTGGGCCAAACGTCGATCGGTATGGGCGGCAAAGCGATGATCGAAGCGGGCGGCTTGGGTGTggtcgactcggacgacaTCGGTCCCGCAACCGTCCACGCTGAAACAGGTGGGATCGAAGTGTTGGTCGATCATgaggacgatgctgctctcATGGCAAGGAAGGTGGTGAGCTTCTTCACACAGCCTTGGATCGACCGAGCAAAGTGGAGCTATTCGCACAATGTGCAACTGCTGCGAACGTGTCTGCCACCGGTGGAGCAGAGACGTCGAGCATTCGACATGCGACGCGTGATCTCTCTGTTGGTGGACGATGCGTCTTTTGTCGAACTGGCACCTGACTGGGGCACCGCGATCATCACAGGATTTGCACGTATCCAAGGGAGTGCGACGGCGATTCTGGCCAACAACCCGATGTCGCCTCTGGGTGGGGCGATCGATTTCAACGCTGCGCTCAAAGCGACGCGGATGCTCAAGTTGCTCGCACGCACACGCGCCACCCACCTGATCAGTCTCTGCGACACGCCGGGCTTCATGGTTGGTCCACACTTTGAACGCACCTCGACTGCTGGTGGATCGTTCCGAGCGTTTGGCGACTGGTTCACCTCGGCTGCTGAATTCACCCAATCCGGCGGCCGCGTCATCGGTCTCGTTCTGCGCCGTGCGTTTGGGCTGGGCGCCCAAGCCATGCTTGGAGGTAGCACGCTCAGCAACACAATCTGCGCCTCCTGGCCAGCCGCCTCGCTCGGGCCCATGTCTCTCGAAGGCGCCGTCCAGCTCAGCATGaacaagcagctcgccCAAATCCAAGATGCACAACACAGGGCTGACATGGCGCACAAAGCGGTCGAGCAACTGTACAACAACGGCAGGGCCATCAACGTAGCCAGcatggccgaggtggataCCGTCTTGGACCCGGCAGAGACAAGAGACTGGCTGGGCAGGCTTCTCAAGCATGTGCTGGGCGAAAGGAGGCCGACGTACAAGGTCAGGCGTGCTCACAAAATGGATCCTCACTTGTAG
- a CDS encoding putative Leptomycin B resistance protein pmd1 — MGALSAATTLSTPPQAAPASVTVPAPAPAPAPAPAQQLHDQIIHLEPQPDSAAKSAHQVILSDPQPAHALDDDNDDNDDNLEAQQQSVAHDPEPSPSAHPHQAQPQSHHLQIAIEPTPRRQHTSTCHRTSEKIDIGSTDSTRSSSDARQSDQSTTKPRRTKRKSKHPDDDATVDRVGFRELYRYATVWDHIFNLIGLIAAAAAGAVQPLMTIVFGSLTTAFLEYSNALLFNGDILTARDHLDHEIVHGVLFLVYIGIAMLVATYVYMAAWVYTGEVITRRTREKYLEAILRQDIAYFDLVGAGEITTRIQTDIQLIQEGISDKIPMSVMFISAFVTGFIVAYVKSWQLALALSSMIPCIIIAGALMNAVTAKLQQAELDRVSKAASIAEEALATLRTAKAFGIEHDLVQLYDQSNRQATRFGIKRSLYQGIGMGVFFFVIYSGYALAFYFGAKLLASGHIASGTVMNVIFSILIGAFSMAMMAPNMQALSYAFAAGAKVFETIDRVPPIDSSDPSGLRPEACQGHLEFHQIDFSYPTRPDVPVLEAFSLQVPAGKVTALVGASGSGKSTIVSLVERFYDPDAGAVLLDCVDVRDLNLKWLRTQIGLVSQEPTLFSTTIRANIAHGLINTPFQHASEQEQQKLIIDAANMANAHGFISQLPNGYDTMVGERGFLLSGGQKQRIAIARAIVKNPSILLLDEATSALDTQSEAVVQDALEQASQNRTTITIAHRLSTIKNADKIVVMGKGVILETGQHNELLELNGAYAQLVDAQNIRAKVGNKIVEEGVIDDDDDDDDQQAAQPAKFVASNAKVPLAVTDDAKAAVRQEAKAEMPAGLEKSVTHQSVASAILHQRQREQATRDEEPEKIPSIFYLLYRLAKINRDHVFTLYVPGVIASICSGAAYPCFSLLFGHALQNFSLCSAIGGGACPEPARSTMLHDANLWALYFFVIAILCTLAISIQTYTLMKASCVLMERMRRMSLFAYLRADVSYHDQDAHSSGALSNSLADNSQKINGLVGVTLGTIIQSISTLVTGAIIALANGWKLSLVVIACIPLTLSAGFVRLHLVVLKDARLKTAYEGSAAKACEAAGAMRVVASLTREQDCLEIYRRELDAPSRISRNTAFYGNFLYAVSQALQFWIIGLGFWYGSKLLISGEYTSGQYFTILTAVVFGSIQASNAFSFVPDISNAKTAAWDSIKLLDMVPEIDVTSDQGEVLDKVEGHVRLDKVHFRYPTRPTVKVLRGVDIEVKPGTFVALVGASGCGKSTTVQLMQRFYDPLSGRVLIDGKDIRTLNLAEIRKHMALVSQEPTLYDGSIEFNIRLGAFQDASSVSMDDLRAAAASANILAFIESLPDKWDTQVGAKGTQLSGGQKQRIAIARALIRNPRILLLDEATSALDSDSEKLVQEALDKAAAGRTTIAIAHRLSTISRADLIYVLKDGKVHEHGSHIDLLNRNGVYADLVRMQHLHAHD, encoded by the coding sequence ATGGGTGCACTTTCGGCTGCTACTACGCTCAGCACGCCGCCTCAAGCCGCTCCCGCCTCAGTCACCGttcctgctcctgctcctgctcctgctcctgctcctgcacAGCAACTCCACGACCAGatcatccatctcgagccACAACCAGACTCGGCCGCCAAAAGTGCTCACCAAGTCATTCTCAGTGACCCGCAGCCTGCCCATGctctcgacgacgacaacgacgacaacgacgacaaccTCgaggcacagcagcaaagcgtcgCACATGACCCTGAACCATCCCCATCTGCCCACCCACACCAAGCGCAGCCGCAGTCTCACCATCTTCAGATCGCCATAGAACCGACCCCGAGGCGCCAACACACCTCCACTTGCCACCGCACCTCGGAGAAAATCGACATTGGCAGCACAGACTCAACACGATCCAGCTCCGATGCGAGACAGAGCGACCAGTCGACAACAAAGCCAAGACGCACAAAGAGGAAAAGCAAACATCCCGACGATGACGCCACCGTCGACCGCGTCGGTTTTCGAGAGCTCTACCGCTACGCCACCGTATGGGATCACATCTTTAACCTGATTGGTCtcatcgccgccgccgctgcagGTGCCGTGCAACCGCTGATGACCATCGTCTTTGGTAGTCTCACCACCGCCTTTTTGGAATACTCCAACGCTCTGCTCTTTAACGGCGATATCCTAACCGCACGcgaccacctcgaccacgAGATCGTCCACGgcgtcctcttcctcgtctaCATCGGTATTGCCATGCTCGTCGCTACCTACGTTTACATGGCAGCTTGGGTCTACACCGGTGAGGTCATCACCCGAAGGACCCGTGAAAAATATCTCGAGGCCATCCTCCGTCAGGACATCGCCTACTTTGACCTTGTCGGCGCCGGAGAGATTACTACTCGCATCCAGACCGACATCCAACTCATCCAGGAGGGCATCAGCGACAAGATCCCCATGTCGGTCATGTTCATCAGCGCCTTTGTCACCGGCTTCATCGTCGCCTATGTCAAGTCCTGgcagctcgctctcgcctTGAGCTCCATGATCCCCTGCATCATCATCGCAGGCGCTCTCATGAACGCAGTCACCGCCAAGCTTCAACaggccgagctcgaccgcGTCTCCAAGGccgcctcgatcgccgaAGAGGCTCTTGCCACCCTCCGCACCGCTAAAGCCTTTGGTATCGAACACGACCTCGTCCAACTCTACGACCAAAGCAATCGCCAAGCCACCCGATTCGGCATCAAGCGCTCCCTCTACCAAGGCATCGGCATGGgcgtcttcttctttgtCATCTACAGCGGATACGCACTCGCATTCTACTTTGGCGCAAAACTGCTCGCCAGCGGTCACATTGCCTCGGGCACCGTCATGAACGTCATCTTTTCAATCCTCATCGGCGCCTTTTCCATGGCCATGATGGCGCCCAACATGCAGGCTCTTTCCTACGCCTTTGCTGCCGGCGCCAAAGTGTTTGAGACCATCGATCGCGTTCCTCCCATCGACAGCTCCGATCCTAGCGGCTTGCGTCCCGAAGCGTGCCAAGGCCATCTCGAGTTTCACCAGATCGACTTTAGCTATCCCACTCGACCCGATGTGCCTGTTCTCGAAGCCTTTTCCCTCCAGGTTCCTGCCGGCAAAGTCACCGCCCTGGTCGGTGCATCTGGCTCGGGAAAGAGCACCatcgtctcgctcgtcgagcgcttcTACGATCCCGATGCAGGCGCAGTGCTGCTTGACTGTGTCGACGTGCGTGACCTCAACCTCAAGTGGCTTCGAACCCAGATCGGCCTTGTCAGTCAGGAACCCACACtcttctccaccaccattcGTGCCAACATTGCTCACGGCCTCATCAACACACCCTTCCAACACGCCTcggagcaggagcagcaaaAACTCATCATCGATGCGGCCAACATGGCCAATGCACATGGCTTCATCTCGCAGCTACCCAACGGCTACGACACCATGGTAGGCGAGAGAGGTTTTCTGCTCTCCGGTGgtcagaagcagcgcatcgccatcgcccGCGCCATTGTCAAGAACCCGAGCATCTtgttgctcgacgaagccacTTCAGCGCTCGACACCCAGTCGGAAGCCGTAGTTCAGGATGCCTTGGAACAGGCCAGTCAGAACAGGActaccatcaccatcgcccATCGCTTGTCCACCATCAAGAATGccgacaagatcgtcgtcatGGGCAAAGGCGTCATCCTTGAAACCGGACAGCacaacgagctgctcgagctcaacggTGCATATGCTCAACTCGTCGATGCGCAAAACATTCGTGCCAAGGTGGGCAACAAGATTGTCGAAGAGGGCGTCattgacgatgacgatgacgacgacgatcaacaagctgcCCAGCCAGCCAAGTTTGTCGCCTCCAATGCCAAAGTCCCCCTTGCCGTCACCGATGACGCGAAAGCTGCCGTCCGACAagaagccaaagccgagaTGCCCGCCGGACTCGAAAAGAGCGTCACACATCAAAGCGTCGCCAGTGCTATTCTAcatcaacgccaacgcGAGCAAGCCACCAGGGACGAGGAGCCAGAAAAAATCCCCTCGATCTTCTACCTGCTCTACCGcctcgccaagatcaaccGCGATCATGTTTTCACCCTCTACGTGCCCGGCGTcatcgcctcgatctgTTCCGGCGCTGCCTACCCGTGCTTCTCGCTCTTGTTCGGCCACGCGTTGCAGAACTTTTCGCTCTGCAGTGCTATCGGTGGCGGAGCTTGCCCGGAACCTGCACGCAGTACCATGTTGCACGACGCAAATCTCTGGGCGCTCTACTTTTTTGTGATTGCCATCCTTTGTACTTtggccatctcgatccagACGTATACGCTGATGAAGGCATCTTGTGTGCTCATGGAGCGCATGCGACGGATGTCGCTTTTCGCCTACCTTCGAGCCGACGTATCCTACCACGACCAAGACGCGCATTCTTCCGGAGCCCTTAGCAACTCGTTGGCTGACAATTCGCAAAAGATCAACGGTCTCGTCGGAGTGACGTTGGGAACCATCATCcagtcgatctcgacgctggTCACCGGTGCGATCATTGCGCTTGCCAACGGATGGAAGCTATCGCTCGTGGTGATTGCTTGCATCCCTCTGACGCTCTCCGCAGGGTTTGTGAGGTTGCACCTCGTCGTTCTCAAGGATGCAAGGCTCAAGACAGCCTACGAGGGCTCGGCGGCCAAAGCATGCGAGGCGGCGGGAGCAATGCGGGTGGTTGCCTCGCTTACACGTGAACAAGACTGCCTCGAGATATACCGTCGAGAACTGGATGCTCCTAGTCGGATATCAAGAAACACAGCGTTCTACGGCAACTTTCTGTACGCTGTTTCGCAAGCGTTGCAATTCTGGATCATTGGTCTCGGCTTTTGGTACGGCTCGAAATTGCTCATCAGTGGAGAGTACACCTCGGGTCAATACTTTACTATTCTGACCGCGGTGGTCTTCGGATCGATCCAAGCGTCCAACGCGTTTTCGTTTGTGCCGGACATTTCAAATGCCAAGACAGCTGCTTGGGATAGCATTAAGCTACTTGATATGGTTCCCGAGATCGACGTGACGAGCGACCAAGGAGAGGTGTTGGACAAGGTCGAGGGCCATGTGAGGTTGGACAAGGTTCATTTTAGATATCCGACGCGGCCGACAGTTAAGGTGTTGCGAGGAGTTGACATTGAGGTGAAGCCAGGAACGTTTGTTGCGCTCGTAGGTGCATCGGGGTGTGGGAAGAGTACGACGGTGCAGCTGATGCAGAGGTTTTACGATCCACTTTCGGGGAGGGTGTTGATAGATGGAAAGGATATTCGCACATTGAATCTGGCTGAGATTCGCAAGCACATGGCGTTGGTGTCGCAGGAACCTACACTGTACGATGGCTCGATTGAGTTCAACATCCGATTGGGGGCGTTCCAAGATGCGTCGAGCGTGAGTATGGATGATCTTcgtgctgccgctgcatcGGCCAACATCTTAGCATTTATCGAGTCTCTGCCGGATAAGTGGGATACGCAGGTGGGTGCGAAAGGGACCCAACTATCTGGAGGTCAAAAGCAACGCATTGCGATTGCTAGGGCGCTTATCCGCAACCCACgcatcttgctgctggaCGAAGCAACGTCGGCGCTCGATTCAGATAGCGAAAAGCTGGTCCAGGAAGCACTCGATAAGGCGGCTGCTGGCCGAACCACAATTGCCATCGCACATAGGCTCAGCACCATCTCACGCGCTGACCTCATCTACGTCCTCAAAGACGGCAAAGTGCACGAACATGGCTCCCACATCGATCTTCTGAATCGAAATGGCGTCTATGCAGATCTCGTCAGAATGCAGCACCTCCACGCACATGATTAG
- a CDS encoding GTP-binding protein, translating to MSDNHIASSQQYATPPKKVVRSQTWDECDSHSLTVASPSTPPTKATSIQGGDLFKSKQHEIDHVHAHQDSQQTFAQHQSDFEESRDKLVDSIDTTRHLLADLRDFNKNKRLIHYTSAAGPSRHQLAQQHRRSQSNAPHHSLEEADAESHPSSVDKAHPPAPPALMRLNTTGGHASLPSTPARGPSALNPSTHHGDDDDDDIDGESADMSVLKLDLRVGSIAANPQALVRSLERSSVAQLLDGRMQKSERHLENLKQRLLDTQSKVLVTGDLNAGKSTFVNALLRRPLMPTDQQPCTTVFCEVLDASHLDSSAEEVHMLKPGFKYNCNDDSSFTRHSLAEIEQIVAEAEQVSPEDAPILKCYAHDTRAAQDSLLKNGIVDIALIDAPGLNRDSLKTTALFARQEEIDVVVFVVSAENHFTLSAKEFLWNASHDKAFVFIVVNKFDSIKNKDKCRKLVLDQIRQLSPRTYDDAANLVHFVDSQTVFGADVDAVVDSSVAAPDTPSEELGCKVEGAQLVQRRDSESLKAFARLEAALRDFVLLKRAKSKLLPSKTYMLRLLSDITFLAKINSQVAQIELVEATNALEVARPELARCQASQQKLETVVESEEDEAVTAVMQEAQRKLMSAIELIGNGKPATDTVQLPAYPGVFNVWEYAQEVRHALTSSLELALRSVEDTARGTAAQAVDRVQKLGLAHLADDQAEKRQRIFHPEAMFAKRRAMPGLIGLGLGAQVVEVQASDFFDAYHHFTIVTGGSLSQDPNDKRKSKGKRSDDEMSLVSSVSLGLGALTLMGGKTLGVKTAIDAFVRISDLVGNPTARRWAGPVLAVVSTGLVVYFIYDLPNSIPRNVGRSLKLGLESGTLLRCNTSDSLTALRQDGEPSFTAVHSARVGRETRKVLRLASWDLQERFRVAIAQRRAQVEKQEAKQASANLAIDWFNKTTSRVADIRGRVDQVKGLEG from the coding sequence ATGTCCGACAACCACATCGCTTCATCACAGCAGTATGCTACACCACCGAAAAAGGTAGTGCGATCCCAGACGTGGGACGAGTGCGACTCGCATAGCCTCACCGTCGCGTCGCCCTCGACTCCTCCGACCAAAGCCACCTCGATTCAAGGTGGCGACCTCTTCAAATCCAAGCAGCATGAGATTGATCATGTCCATGCACACCAGGATTCACAGCAGACTTTTGCTCAGCATCAGTCCGATTTTGAGGAATCGCgcgacaagctcgtcgacagcatcgacacCACCCGTCATCTACTTGCCGACCTGCGCGACTTTaacaagaacaagcgtCTGATTCACTATACTTCTGCCGCCGGACCCTCTCGCCATCAGCTTGCCCAACAACACAGGCGCTCGCAGTCCAACGCTCCGCATCACAGCCTCGAGGAAGCCGACGCCGAGTCGCATCCTTCCTCTGTCGACAAGGCTCACCCTCCCGCACCACCTGCTTTGATGCGCTTAAACACCACAGGCGGCCACGCCAGCCTACCCAGCACCCCAGCGCGCGGCCCATCCGCCTTAAACCCATCCACACACCacggcgacgacgacgacgatgacatCGACGGCGAGTCCGCTGACATGTCGGTTCTCAAACTCGACCTTCGCGTTGGCTCCATCGCTGCCAATCCGCAAGCGCTTGTGCGCTCCTTGGAGCGTTCCTCTGTCGCGCAGCTCCTCGACGGCAGGATGCAAAAATCTGAACGCCACCTTGAGAATCTCAAGCAGCGTCTCTTGGACACGCAGTCCAAGGTGCTGGTCACAGGCGATCTCAATGCGGGCAAGTCCACGTTTGTCAATGCCTTGCTCCGTCGTCCTCTCATGCCCACCGACCAGCAACCTTGTACCACCGTCTTCTGCGAGGTGCTCGATGCCTCCCACTTGGACAGCAGCGCCGAAGAGGTGCACATGCTCAAGCCAGGCTTCAAGTACAACTGCAACGACGATTCCAGCTTTACGCGTCACTCgcttgccgagatcgagcagattgTGGCCGAGGCAGAACAAGTGTCGCCCGAAGATGCGCCCATTCTCAAGTGCTACGCTCACGACACGCGCGCTGCTCAGGATTCGCTGCTCAAAAACGGCATTGTCGACATTGCACTCATCGACGCGCCCGGTCTTAACCGCGACAGCCTCAAGACTACCGCGCTCTTTGCTCGCCAAGAGgagatcgacgtcgtcgtctttgtcGTCAGCGCCGAGAACCACTTTACGCTCTCGGCCAAGGAGTTTCTCTGGAACGCGTCGCACGACAAGGCGTTTGTGTTTATCGTCGTCAACAAGTTTGACTCgatcaagaacaaggacAAGTGCCGCAAGCTGGTGCTTGACCAGATTCGCCAGCTCAGTCCACGCACCTACGACGACGCCGCCAACCTGGTGCACTTTGTCGACTCGCAGACCGTGTTTGGCGCCGACGTTGATGCCGTGGTTGATTCGAGCGTAGCAGCGCCGGACACGCCATCTGAGGAGCTCGGTTGCAAGGTAGAGggcgctcagctcgtccaaCGCCGCGACTCGGAGAGCCTCAAGGCGTTTGCACGCCTCGAAGCTGCGCTGCGCGACTttgtgctgctcaagcgtgccaagtccaagctgctgccgtccaAGACCTACATGCTGCGCCTCTTGTCCGACATTACCTTcctcgccaagatcaacagCCAAGTGGCGCAGATCGAATTGGTCGAAGCTACCAACGCGCTCGAGGTGGCACGACCCGAGCTGGCGCGTTGCCAAGCATCGCAAcagaagctcgagacggTGGTCGAAAGtgaggaagacgaggcggTGACGGCGGTGAtgcaagaagcgcagcgCAAGTTGATGTCTgcgatcgagctgatcgGCAACGGCAAGCCGGCTACTGACACGGTGCAACTGCCAGCCTACCCGGGCGTTTTCAACGTGTGGGAATATGCGCAAGAGGTGCGACATGCGCTTACCTCttcgctcgagcttgcgctgcgctcggTTGAGGACACGGCGCGCGGTACGGCTGCGCAGGCGGTAGACCGAGTGCAGAAGCTCGGATTGGCGCATCTGGCTGACGACCAAGCCGAAAAGCGACAGAGAATCTTTCACCCGGAGGCCATGTTTGCCAAGCGACGCGCGATGCCCGGTCTGATCGGACTCGGGCTGGGTGCACAAGTGGTCGAGGTGCAGGCGTCGGACTTTTTCGACGCCTACCATCACTTTACCATTGTCACCGGTGGCAGCCTATCACAGGATCCCAAcgacaagcgcaagagcaaaggcaagcgcagtgacgacgagatgagctTGGTCTCGTCGGTCTCGTTGGGTCTGGGCGCGCTGACGCTGATGGGCGGCAAGACGCTGGGGGTCAAGACGGCGATCGACGCGTTTGTGCGCATCTCGGATCTAGTGGGCAACCCTACGGCTCGACGATGGGCGGGACCCGTGCTGGCGGTGGTCTCGACGGGCCTGGTGGTTTACTTTATCTACGATTTGCCCAACAGCATACCGCGCAACGTTGGACGGAGCCTCAAGTTGGGCTTGGAATCGggcacgctgctgcgctgtaACACGAGCGATTCTCTGACTGCACTGCGCCAAGATGGAGAGCCATCGTTTACTGCGGTGCACTCGGCACGCGTGGGACGCGAGACGCGCAAGGTGCTACGTCTTGCCTCGTGGGACCTGCAGGAGCGCTTCCGCGTCGCGATTGCTCAACGCAGGGCCCAAGTGGAGAAGCAGGAGGCCAAGCAGGCGTCGGCCAACCTGGCGATTGACTGGTTCAACAAGACAACGTCGCGCGTCGCCGACATACGCGGCCGGGTGGACCAAGTCAAGGGACTCGAAGGCTGA